From the genome of Vicia villosa cultivar HV-30 ecotype Madison, WI linkage group LG2, Vvil1.0, whole genome shotgun sequence, one region includes:
- the LOC131647417 gene encoding pentatricopeptide repeat-containing protein At4g11690-like isoform X1: MTPSHEALVLIQKMVKVPPEKAFSFFISSTCQSFQHTSQSVSFILNHLLSSGMQTQAQSVLVRIISGQISSSMFSTTGLMDQLTQTHFTSSSTCRLLYESIVNAYVHSQSPDEALHFLHQMIHMGHAPISNTFNNLLNLLIRSNCFAKSWLVFNELKNKVVLDVYSFGIMIKGCCEAGDLMKSFQLLAMMEVMGLSPNVVIYTTIIDGCCKNGDVHLAKKLFCKMEQLDLVANQHTYSVLINGFFKQGLQEEGFQMYENMKQSGIVPNVYTYSCVIGEYCNHGNIDKAFNVFEEMREKGIACSIMTYNLLINGLCQTKKLGEAVKLVYRVSRIGLRPNIFTYNTLIKGYCDVGKIDTAVRLYNELKSNGLSPTVVTYNTLIAGYSKVGNLAGALNVIKEMEERNIPPTKVTYTILLNGFVRINHMEKAFEIHSLMEKSGLVSDVYTYGVLIHGLCTNGSMKEASKLFKSLDEINLEPSSVIYDIMIHGYCKEGSSYRALRLLKEMIGKGMVPNVASFCSTIGLLCKDEKLKEAEIVLQHMVNLGLKPSISLYNMVHKDKSDALDVDLESVI, translated from the coding sequence ATGACTCCTTCTCACGAAGCACTGGTTTTGATTCAGAAGATGGTGAAAGTTCCTCCAGAAAAAGCATTCTCATTCTTCATTTCCTCAACATGTCAAAGCTTTCAACACACCTCCCAATCTGTGTCGTTCATCTTAAATCATCTCCTCTCCTCTGGCATGCAAACCCAAGCTCAATCTGTACTTGTGCGCATAATTTCAGGTCAAATCTCTTCTTCTATGTTCTCCACCACTGGACTTATGGACCAACTAACACAAACCCATTTCACCTCTAGTTCAACCTGCCGTCTTCTCTATGAATCAATTGTAAATGCTTATGTTCATTCTCAGTCACCTGATGAAGCCCTCCATTTCTTGCACCAGATGATTCACATGGGCCATGCTCCTATATCAAACACATTCAACAATCTTTTGAACTTACTTATCAGATCAAATTGTTTTGCCAAATCATGGTTAGTTTTCAACGAGCTAAAAAACAAGGTTGTTCTAGATGTTTACAGTTTTGGAATCATGATCAAGGGTTGTTGCGAAGCCGGTGACCTAATGAAAAGTTTCCAGCTTCTTGCTATGATGGAAGTAATGGGTTTGTCTCCTAATGTTGTCATATACACTACAATAATTGATGGTTGTTGCAAGAACGGTGATGTTCATTTAGCAAAGAAGTTGTTTTGCAAGATGGAACAATTGGATTTAGTTGCCAATCAGCATACTTACAGCGTATTAATAAATGGGTTTTTCAAACAAGGCCTTCAAGAGGAAGGATTTCAAATGTATGAAAACATGAAGCAAAGTGGAATTGTGCCTAATGTTTATACTTACAGTTGTGTGATTGGTGAATATTGCAATCATGGGAACATAGATAAAGCTTTTAACGTGTTTGAAGAAATGCGTGAGAAAGGTATAGCATGTAGTATTATGACATACAACCTTCTGATAAACGGGTTGTGTCAAACGAAGAAGCTTGGAGAAGCAGTCAAGTTGGTGTATCGTGTTAGCCGGATTGGCCTAAGGCCTAACATATTTACATATAACACATTGATCAAAGGTTATTGTGATGTTGGAAAGATTGACACTGCTGTTAGATTATATAATGAATTAAAGTCAAACGGACTATCGCCAACGGTTGTGACATATAATACTCTGATCGCCGGATACTCGAAAGTTGGAAATTTAGCAGGAGCTCTTAACGTGATCAAGGAAATGGAAGAGAGAAACATTCCTCCTACAAAAGTGACATATACAATTCTACTTAATGGGTTTGTGAGAATAAATCATATGGAAAAAGCATTTGAGATACATTCTTTAATGGAGAAATCTGGTTTGGTTTCCGATGTTTACACATATGGTGTACTAATACATGGATTGTGCACGAATGGTAGCATGAAAGAAGCATCTAAACTGTTTAAATCATTGGATGAAATAAACTTGGAACCAAGTAGTGTCATATATGATATAATGATTCATGGTTATTGCAAAGAAGGAAGCTCTTATAGGGCTCTTAGGTTACTTAAAGAAATGATTGGGAAAGGAATGGTTCCAAATGTGGCAAGTTTTTGTTCTACCATAGGTCTTCTTTGCAAGGATGAAAAGTTGAAGGAAGCTGAGATTGTTTTACAACATATGGTAAATTTGGGACTAAAGCCATCAATTTCTTTGTACAATATGGTTCATAAAGACAAAAGTGATGCTTTGGATGTTGATCTTGAAAGTGTAATATAA
- the LOC131652942 gene encoding protein WVD2-like 7, with protein sequence MGDSACLMQPFCYASGISNEVNENNTNHALGQSISFGRFMTETLAWEKWSSFTQNRYVEEAEMYSKPGSVAQKKAFFEAHYKKLAAQKAAAALLAQEANNAAAQNNVTEKQENDEKIDGSPKYEIVVNEEQDTKVLSYDVKEEQDTKVSESNKLEESEAQMEKEAVLRDSMMVELRKKIENVDTLKEPSEKLGATTPIMTPTLKHVSNYDQEVLASTSKKKPPVSSYKLLKSNHGTSKFTTTTPVKSSIPVTPISSKIDNFATPTMSNKPSTLSNADKKRSTPKKVNFTPIREFNRLTASVMRRFESTKVGSSSSKVSKDSSTPLRTPTTASKEMQKHSSLTPLTENRRNKTPIDSSASRNHTSGPKWRLLSGEKKMRSPIISSPFSLRTEERAASRKKKLEEKFNANEVQKVQLHTKLKAKAGTEIRKLRQSFCFQARPLPDFYKERKASNIETRKVPLTHSELPNMGRYLTPSMAECKTSPTPNKPSLKNNGTKNFMGKSGHHHTLTHHHPLTSNSMKITTHENTSPNVQYWNKNGRIYK encoded by the exons ATGGGAGACTCAGCTTGTCTCATGCAACCGTTTTGTTATGCTTCTGGAATTTCCAATGAAGTCAATGAG AACAACACAAATCATGCACTTGGACAATCAATCTCATTTGGGAGGTTCATGACAGAGACACTAGCATGGGAAAAATGGTCTAGTTTCACTCAAAACCGCTACGTAGAAGAAGCGGAAATGTATTCGAAACCGGGTTCAGTTGCCCAGAAGAAAGCTTTCTTTGAAGCTCATTACAAGAAACTTGCAGCTCAAAAAGCAGCTGCTGCATTGCTTGCGCAAGAAGCAAACAATGCTGCTGCGCAAAATAATGTTACAGAAAAACAAGAAAATGATGAAAAGATCGATGGAAGTCCAAAGTATGAAATTGTTGTTAACGAAGAACAAGACACAAAGGTTTTGAGTTATGATGTTAAGGAAGAACAAGACACAAAGGTTTCTGAAAGTAACAAGTTAGAAGAATCTGAAGCACAAATGGAAAAAGAAGCTGTTTTAAGGGATTCAATGATGGTTGAATTGCGAaaaaagattgaaaatgttgataCACTTAAAGAGCCAAGTGAAAAGCTTGGTGCAACAACTCCAATCATGACACCAACATTGAAG CATGTCTCTAACTATGATCAAGAAGTTTTGGCATCAACTAGCAAAAAGAAACCACCAGTTTCTTCTTATAAGTTGTTAAAATCTAATCATGGAACCTCAAAGTTCACAACTACTACACCGGTTAAATCCAGTATTCCTGTTACTCCTATTTCATCCAAAATAGATAACTTTGCTACTCCAACAATGAGCAACAAGCCTTCTACATTAAGCAATGCAGATAAAAAGAGATCAACTCCAAAGAAAGTTAATTTTACACCAAttagagaatttaatcgattgaCTGCATCGGTTATGAGGAGATTCGAAAGTACAAAAGTTGGTTCTTCTTCTTCCAAGGTTTCGAAGGATAGCTCGACTCCTCTGAGAACTCCAACCACG GCTTCTAAGGAGATGCAAAAGCATTCTTCGTTGACTCCATTAACAGAAAATAGAAG GAACAAAACACCCATTGATTCATCGGCATCGCGCAACCATACATCCGGTCCGAAATGGCGCCTGCTCTCTGGAGA AAAAAAAATGAGATCACCAATTATATCATCTCCTTTCAGCTTAAGGACAGAAGAAAGGGCTGCATCAAGAAAGAAG AAACTTGAAGAAAAGTTCAATGCAAATGAAGTACAAAAAGTGCAGCTGCATACAAAACTCAAG GCGAAAGCGGGGACTGAGATTAGAAAACTACGCCAAAGCTTTTGCTTCCAAGCCAGACCATTACCTGATTTTTATAAGGAAAGGAAAGCATCAAATATTGAGACAAGAAAG gttcCACTAACACATTCCGAACTACCTAATATGGGAAGATATCTCACTCCAAGTATGGCAGAGTGCAAAACTTCTCCAACTCCAAACAAACCTTCTCTGAAAAACAATGGCACCAAGAATTTCATGGGAAAGAGTGGTCATCATCATACCTTGACTCATCATCATCCTCTGACTTCAAACTCCATGAAGATTACAACTCATGAGAATACATCACCAAATGTTCAATATTGGAACAAAAATGGTAGAATTTACAAATAA
- the LOC131647417 gene encoding pentatricopeptide repeat-containing protein At4g11690-like isoform X2 — MIHMGHAPISNTFNNLLNLLIRSNCFAKSWLVFNELKNKVVLDVYSFGIMIKGCCEAGDLMKSFQLLAMMEVMGLSPNVVIYTTIIDGCCKNGDVHLAKKLFCKMEQLDLVANQHTYSVLINGFFKQGLQEEGFQMYENMKQSGIVPNVYTYSCVIGEYCNHGNIDKAFNVFEEMREKGIACSIMTYNLLINGLCQTKKLGEAVKLVYRVSRIGLRPNIFTYNTLIKGYCDVGKIDTAVRLYNELKSNGLSPTVVTYNTLIAGYSKVGNLAGALNVIKEMEERNIPPTKVTYTILLNGFVRINHMEKAFEIHSLMEKSGLVSDVYTYGVLIHGLCTNGSMKEASKLFKSLDEINLEPSSVIYDIMIHGYCKEGSSYRALRLLKEMIGKGMVPNVASFCSTIGLLCKDEKLKEAEIVLQHMVNLGLKPSISLYNMVHKDKSDALDVDLESVI; from the coding sequence ATGATTCACATGGGCCATGCTCCTATATCAAACACATTCAACAATCTTTTGAACTTACTTATCAGATCAAATTGTTTTGCCAAATCATGGTTAGTTTTCAACGAGCTAAAAAACAAGGTTGTTCTAGATGTTTACAGTTTTGGAATCATGATCAAGGGTTGTTGCGAAGCCGGTGACCTAATGAAAAGTTTCCAGCTTCTTGCTATGATGGAAGTAATGGGTTTGTCTCCTAATGTTGTCATATACACTACAATAATTGATGGTTGTTGCAAGAACGGTGATGTTCATTTAGCAAAGAAGTTGTTTTGCAAGATGGAACAATTGGATTTAGTTGCCAATCAGCATACTTACAGCGTATTAATAAATGGGTTTTTCAAACAAGGCCTTCAAGAGGAAGGATTTCAAATGTATGAAAACATGAAGCAAAGTGGAATTGTGCCTAATGTTTATACTTACAGTTGTGTGATTGGTGAATATTGCAATCATGGGAACATAGATAAAGCTTTTAACGTGTTTGAAGAAATGCGTGAGAAAGGTATAGCATGTAGTATTATGACATACAACCTTCTGATAAACGGGTTGTGTCAAACGAAGAAGCTTGGAGAAGCAGTCAAGTTGGTGTATCGTGTTAGCCGGATTGGCCTAAGGCCTAACATATTTACATATAACACATTGATCAAAGGTTATTGTGATGTTGGAAAGATTGACACTGCTGTTAGATTATATAATGAATTAAAGTCAAACGGACTATCGCCAACGGTTGTGACATATAATACTCTGATCGCCGGATACTCGAAAGTTGGAAATTTAGCAGGAGCTCTTAACGTGATCAAGGAAATGGAAGAGAGAAACATTCCTCCTACAAAAGTGACATATACAATTCTACTTAATGGGTTTGTGAGAATAAATCATATGGAAAAAGCATTTGAGATACATTCTTTAATGGAGAAATCTGGTTTGGTTTCCGATGTTTACACATATGGTGTACTAATACATGGATTGTGCACGAATGGTAGCATGAAAGAAGCATCTAAACTGTTTAAATCATTGGATGAAATAAACTTGGAACCAAGTAGTGTCATATATGATATAATGATTCATGGTTATTGCAAAGAAGGAAGCTCTTATAGGGCTCTTAGGTTACTTAAAGAAATGATTGGGAAAGGAATGGTTCCAAATGTGGCAAGTTTTTGTTCTACCATAGGTCTTCTTTGCAAGGATGAAAAGTTGAAGGAAGCTGAGATTGTTTTACAACATATGGTAAATTTGGGACTAAAGCCATCAATTTCTTTGTACAATATGGTTCATAAAGACAAAAGTGATGCTTTGGATGTTGATCTTGAAAGTGTAATATAA